ACACTCAGCCAGGCGGCGTGGATATCGGGGTTTGCCAGGCGGGTGGGGTGGATGTAGGTGGCGAGGGAAATGCGGTTGAGGGGGGCGTCGATAAGCATTTTTAGCGGGGCACCATCGCGCGTTGTCCGGATACCCGGGCCACCGAACCACGTATATCCCATGGCAGGCCGGTGCACAGCGCCGAAGAGCACGCGCTCGGGCGCGGCCGGCTTGCCCTCCACCAGCGCAAGCGCTGAACACCAATAATCCGAGCCTTGAGTGAAGTTGTAGGTACCGTCAACGGGGTCAATGACCCAGGTCCGACCGCTTTTCGACGCCCTGTTCGCGCCTTCCTCACCCACGACACCATCTTCCGGGCGCAGCGCTTCCAACGCACCTGCGACGAACGACTCCGCCGCACGATCCGCATCGGTGACCACATCGGACACGGAGGTTTTGCAATCCGTATCCACGCCATTTTCCCGCATGCGCCACGCCAACCGACCGGCGTTGTACACCAATGCCTGCGCAAGGTGCTCGTCTGAGTCCTGCTCATGCGCAATGACGAAAGTTTTGGTGATGGTTTTGATCATGTCCTCAAGGCTTGCAGCGGGATGCGCGTGCTCTGGATTATTCATACCTTCTATTGTGCATGGGTTCCGCTTGGTATGCCGAATGAGGTTGCGGGTAACATGTGCATTCATGCGTCCCGAATTTTCTGCAGAACTCTCCGAGCTAGACAGCACGCTGACCACCATTGAAAAGGTGCTGAACCCGCAAGAGATGTCTGACCGAGTCCGAGAACTTGAAGCTCAGGCAGCTGATCCTTCTCTATGGGATGACCCAGAACATGCTCAAAAGGTCACATCCGAGCTTTCCCATGTTCAGGCTGAGCTGCGCAAAATCACTGATCTGAGGCAACGCATCGAAGATCTCCCCATCATGGTGGAGCTCGCCGAGGAAGAAGACGGCGATACGTCGATCGCGGAAGAGGAGCTTGCGGATCTGCGTTCTCAGATCGAGGCTTTAGAAGTAAAGACGATGCTGTCGGGTGAATATGATGCTCGTGAAGCTGTGATCAATATTCGTTCCGGTGCCGGTGGCGTCGATGCTGCGGACTGGGCTGAAATGCTCATGCGCATGTACACCCGGTGGGCAGAAAAGAACGGCCACAAAGTAGATATTTACGATATCTCCTATGCCGAAGAAGCCGGCATCAAATCTGCCACGTTCGTGGTTCATGGTGACTATATGTATGGACAGCTTTCTGTCGAGCAGGGCGCGCACCGGCTTGTGCGCATTAGTCCTTTTGACAACCAAGGTCGCCGCCAAACTTCCTTCGCGGAAGTGGAAGTCCTTCCTGTTGTGGAGCAAACTGACTCCATTGAGGTCCCTGATAGCGAAATCCGCGTGGATGTTTACCGTTCCTCAGGTCCTGGTGGCCAGTCGGTGAACACCACTGATTCCGCTGTGCGCCTTACCCACATTCCAACTGGCATTGTTGTGACCTGTCAGAACGAGAAATCGCAGATTCAAAATAAGGCATCAGCGATGCGTGTTCTCCAGGCGAAGCTTTTAGAGCGCAAGCGCCAAGAAGAGC
The window above is part of the Corynebacterium deserti GIMN1.010 genome. Proteins encoded here:
- a CDS encoding inositol monophosphatase family protein encodes the protein MEGMNNPEHAHPAASLEDMIKTITKTFVIAHEQDSDEHLAQALVYNAGRLAWRMRENGVDTDCKTSVSDVVTDADRAAESFVAGALEALRPEDGVVGEEGANRASKSGRTWVIDPVDGTYNFTQGSDYWCSALALVEGKPAAPERVLFGAVHRPAMGYTWFGGPGIRTTRDGAPLKMLIDAPLNRISLATYIHPTRLANPDIHAAWLSVATKPATLRMLGAGSIDLASIADGSVGAWVQHSVADWDWLPGRALIEGVGGACIKVTAGGVEWSVAGNAQAVSEIADTLEALD
- the prfB gene encoding peptide chain release factor 2 gives rise to the protein MRPEFSAELSELDSTLTTIEKVLNPQEMSDRVRELEAQAADPSLWDDPEHAQKVTSELSHVQAELRKITDLRQRIEDLPIMVELAEEEDGDTSIAEEELADLRSQIEALEVKTMLSGEYDAREAVINIRSGAGGVDAADWAEMLMRMYTRWAEKNGHKVDIYDISYAEEAGIKSATFVVHGDYMYGQLSVEQGAHRLVRISPFDNQGRRQTSFAEVEVLPVVEQTDSIEVPDSEIRVDVYRSSGPGGQSVNTTDSAVRLTHIPTGIVVTCQNEKSQIQNKASAMRVLQAKLLERKRQEERAEMDALGAGGNASWGNQMRSYVLHPYQMVKDLRTNFEVNDPQKVLDGDIDGLLEAGIRWRMAEQEAE